From one Haloferax marinisediminis genomic stretch:
- a CDS encoding ABC transporter substrate-binding protein, whose product MDRRTLLKLSGLSLVGATAGCLEGEEEPTTTEQSGGGGGDSGGDSGGEETTAESDDSGSGSSSYTIGMVDSLTGSLAPYGERNTRGRELALEAVNEVGIGDGATLEISVEDDESTNQGGVNGAQKLVNQDGVPLLIGSVGSGVSIAIHDSVTNDAGVVQISQNSTSPELTSRPNLNRMSPSGAAKGTALANLVYDDGHENVAVTWINNDYGTGLSDVFAETFESELGGTVSYNEPHDQGQSSYSGILTEMASTDASAWVFITYANEYTVMVNEGFDQGYNTAVDYYGAESTVADSIIENTPEGSMNGMKGITESAPQDQENYQNFVSAFESAYDTTPTVWSAYAYDAVTVAALAIEAADEFTGDALASVVRDVTRPDGEEVFTFEEAAAILKDGGSPSDINYQGVSGPVDLNENGDPPGFYQIYSVENHEYVFGDYITS is encoded by the coding sequence ATTGACCGCAGAACGTTGCTGAAATTATCCGGGCTCTCACTCGTCGGAGCGACTGCTGGCTGTCTCGAAGGTGAAGAAGAACCAACCACCACCGAACAATCGGGCGGCGGTGGCGGTGACAGTGGCGGCGACAGCGGTGGAGAAGAGACGACGGCCGAAAGCGACGACAGTGGAAGCGGGAGTTCCTCGTACACCATCGGGATGGTTGACTCGCTCACTGGGTCGCTCGCACCGTACGGCGAGCGCAACACCCGTGGCCGCGAACTCGCACTCGAAGCAGTCAACGAAGTCGGTATCGGCGACGGCGCGACGCTCGAAATCTCCGTCGAAGACGACGAGAGTACGAACCAGGGCGGTGTGAACGGTGCACAGAAACTCGTCAACCAGGACGGCGTTCCGCTTCTCATCGGGTCTGTCGGGTCCGGTGTCTCAATCGCCATCCACGACAGCGTCACGAACGACGCCGGCGTGGTACAGATCAGTCAGAACAGTACGAGCCCCGAACTGACGTCGCGTCCGAACCTGAACCGCATGAGTCCGTCCGGTGCGGCGAAGGGGACTGCCCTCGCCAACCTCGTCTACGACGACGGCCACGAGAACGTCGCAGTCACGTGGATCAACAACGACTACGGGACCGGCCTCTCCGACGTGTTCGCAGAGACGTTCGAGTCTGAACTCGGCGGAACGGTCTCCTACAACGAACCCCACGACCAGGGTCAGTCGTCGTACAGTGGTATCCTCACGGAGATGGCCTCGACGGACGCCTCCGCGTGGGTGTTCATCACGTACGCCAACGAGTACACCGTCATGGTCAACGAAGGGTTCGACCAGGGCTACAACACGGCAGTCGACTACTACGGTGCAGAGTCGACCGTCGCCGACTCCATCATCGAGAACACGCCGGAAGGCAGCATGAACGGCATGAAGGGTATCACCGAGAGTGCCCCACAGGACCAGGAGAACTACCAGAACTTCGTCTCCGCGTTCGAGTCGGCCTACGATACGACGCCGACGGTCTGGTCTGCGTACGCCTACGACGCCGTGACCGTTGCCGCACTCGCTATCGAGGCGGCCGACGAGTTCACGGGTGATGCACTCGCGTCGGTCGTCCGCGACGTGACCCGTCCGGACGGCGAAGAAGTGTTCACCTTCGAAGAGGCCGCCGCGATTCTCAAAGACGGTGGCTCTCCCAGCGACATCAACTATCAGGGTGTCAGTGGTCCTGTCGACCTCAACGAGAACGGTGACCCGCCGGGATTCTACCAGATTTACAGCGTCGAGAACCACGAGTACGTCTTCGGTGACTACATCACCAGCTAA
- a CDS encoding DUF7528 family protein — protein sequence MSVESDDESIVLTIGGQTCELSRDAAADLQEAIGSALTEKREFFRTAGEYRQDGSYVVSRRGADSTGNAKVFASFEELRRLYDRLPETFTAEDVGRTGITGSRRHMIIRHLGEHPAFDCRIASRNPLTGEKQSETVESRKEVEIVAD from the coding sequence GTGTCCGTCGAGAGCGACGACGAATCCATCGTCCTCACGATCGGCGGCCAGACCTGTGAACTGTCCCGTGATGCTGCTGCCGACCTGCAGGAAGCCATCGGCTCGGCGCTGACCGAGAAACGTGAGTTCTTCCGGACTGCCGGTGAGTACCGACAGGACGGAAGCTACGTCGTCTCCAGACGTGGCGCCGACTCGACTGGCAACGCGAAGGTGTTCGCCAGCTTCGAGGAACTGCGCCGCCTGTACGACCGGTTGCCCGAGACGTTTACCGCAGAAGACGTCGGCCGGACCGGTATCACCGGGTCACGTCGCCACATGATTATCCGGCATCTGGGTGAACACCCAGCGTTCGACTGCCGTATCGCGAGTCGAAACCCACTGACTGGCGAGAAGCAGTCTGAGACCGTCGAGAGCCGGAAAGAAGTAGAAATCGTCGCCGACTGA
- a CDS encoding DUF7525 family protein — translation METKTVQSDKSIGFAALFGVLTLVGAGLMIAGPDQLTQAIGFAFAIIAASLAVSGVHIFQ, via the coding sequence ATGGAAACCAAGACGGTGCAATCCGACAAGTCAATCGGCTTTGCGGCGTTGTTCGGCGTGCTCACGCTCGTCGGTGCAGGGCTGATGATTGCTGGACCAGACCAACTGACGCAGGCGATTGGCTTTGCGTTCGCAATTATCGCCGCTTCGTTGGCTGTCTCCGGCGTCCACATCTTCCAGTAG
- a CDS encoding DUF7123 family protein, translating into MTEYTDEEQRIIAYLRDSVSRGEGYFRAKNIAEAIGLTAKQVGSRLPQLAEKSEDVEIEKWGRARSTTWRVTLS; encoded by the coding sequence ATGACCGAGTACACCGACGAGGAACAACGCATTATCGCATACCTCCGCGATAGCGTTAGCCGCGGAGAGGGGTACTTCCGGGCGAAAAACATCGCCGAAGCGATTGGTCTGACCGCGAAACAGGTAGGTTCCCGTCTCCCCCAACTGGCTGAGAAGTCTGAAGATGTCGAAATCGAGAAGTGGGGACGTGCCCGCTCGACGACGTGGCGCGTCACGCTAAGCTAA
- a CDS encoding DUF5803 family protein has protein sequence MNRRLLVGVAGLALLLVTAGCLGGTSSVSNDRLDTDPDASYAWDAETDAHITVQENGRFRAVYEVNSSSVELYRFDGFGSRTPLSVESLRYQYPNGTVVNGSELKARGGDVTQNNRITNVTLPSDADSDGKLAFTSSSTPKRFSLPVFVEGSYEVILPPDRRVDFPIFGSVRPQGYQTELVGDQLHITWNNVSDGSVVVQFYLQRDLGIFAAVAAVSLLIGGAGILYYRRQIEALREQREELGLDVEGGDKKR, from the coding sequence ATGAACAGGCGACTCCTCGTTGGCGTTGCTGGACTCGCCCTCCTCCTCGTCACCGCGGGGTGTCTCGGTGGCACGTCCAGCGTCTCGAACGACCGACTCGACACCGACCCCGACGCGTCGTACGCGTGGGACGCCGAGACTGACGCCCACATCACCGTCCAAGAGAACGGCCGATTCCGTGCGGTGTACGAGGTAAACTCGTCGTCGGTCGAACTGTATCGGTTCGATGGCTTCGGCAGTCGGACGCCGCTCTCAGTCGAATCGCTCCGGTACCAGTATCCCAACGGGACGGTGGTGAACGGGAGCGAACTCAAAGCCCGTGGTGGTGACGTCACCCAGAACAACCGAATCACGAACGTCACGCTTCCATCGGACGCCGACAGCGACGGGAAACTCGCCTTCACCTCTTCGTCGACGCCGAAGCGATTCTCGCTTCCCGTCTTCGTCGAGGGGTCGTACGAGGTAATCTTGCCGCCGGACCGCCGCGTCGACTTCCCAATCTTCGGGTCGGTCCGCCCGCAGGGCTACCAGACGGAACTCGTCGGCGACCAGTTGCACATCACGTGGAACAACGTGTCGGACGGGAGCGTCGTGGTGCAGTTCTACCTCCAGCGTGACCTCGGCATCTTCGCTGCTGTCGCTGCTGTCTCGCTCCTCATCGGTGGAGCCGGAATTCTCTACTACCGCCGGCAAATAGAGGCGCTTCGCGAACAGCGCGAAGAACTCGGTCTCGACGTCGAAGGCGGCGACAAGAAGCGATAG
- a CDS encoding helix-turn-helix domain-containing protein, which yields MSERMAGQGTRLTLDLWHPNCWAIEATSEQDGGILAHAIYDAPTGEIARENGRTNGLFTAYGDSTEEVQTLLDTIADSELTGDVLELQERFDSRGKQGTPGSVAREFFLEYDPGDMINPYLLEQGFIHSAPARIQEGRELWQVWYAGERSEIRDRIATVMDESGADIRVQSITSAEGAEPEREQRLDTLTQSQRQAFELAREEGYYRWPREVSTRELASMLDISKTTLLEHLRKAESKLLDPQ from the coding sequence ATGAGCGAGCGCATGGCAGGACAAGGCACGCGCTTGACGCTCGACCTCTGGCATCCGAACTGCTGGGCGATAGAGGCAACGAGTGAACAAGACGGAGGGATTCTCGCACACGCGATTTACGACGCACCGACGGGCGAGATTGCACGGGAGAACGGGCGAACGAACGGCCTCTTTACTGCGTACGGCGACTCAACCGAGGAAGTTCAGACACTCCTCGACACCATCGCCGACTCGGAATTGACCGGCGACGTGCTGGAGTTGCAAGAGCGGTTCGACTCCCGGGGGAAGCAGGGGACACCGGGGTCTGTCGCACGCGAGTTCTTTCTGGAGTACGACCCCGGAGATATGATAAATCCGTATCTCCTCGAACAGGGGTTCATCCACAGCGCCCCCGCACGGATACAGGAGGGACGTGAACTGTGGCAAGTCTGGTACGCCGGTGAACGGAGTGAAATTCGAGACCGAATCGCGACCGTGATGGACGAGAGTGGTGCGGACATCCGTGTCCAGTCTATCACCTCGGCAGAAGGCGCAGAACCCGAGCGTGAGCAACGACTCGACACGCTCACGCAGAGTCAACGACAGGCGTTCGAACTGGCCCGTGAGGAAGGCTACTACCGCTGGCCACGCGAAGTGTCGACCAGAGAACTCGCGTCGATGCTCGATATCTCGAAGACGACGCTGCTCGAACACCTGCGGAAGGCCGAATCGAAACTGCTCGACCCGCAGTAG
- a CDS encoding LEA type 2 family protein — protein MGITSVLFGGKLRIALVALLLVGGGVGGAFAMGVLGAPSVDGVDNQFADVNETTTVIESDVNVENPNPISANLSGISVDYAVYMNSLEMANGDKAGVSIGKGETAIPLRTTLDNERIPAWWVSHIRNDEHTDLRVDANVTSDTLGKTFEAPAISRSIDTDLLSAFNSTETREVNANSAVVSDPVLYINETSAEWGNATEDRTELKLTFVVHNPKSYPVAVSELGYNISMNDVDVGEGTTNSEYVIPAKSTKTIEATTYIENENLDEWWVTHLERNQTTDLRIDFYAKLDAGGTTFTVPLDPLTYEKTFETDIFGTKSSADTSTSGDSSSESTSSDETTTSQESETTESGETTTADSGETTTESGSNTETTTSTPTPTPTPTPTPTPTTTDSGGTTTDDGLL, from the coding sequence ATGGGAATCACATCCGTGCTGTTCGGCGGTAAACTCCGAATCGCACTCGTCGCACTCCTCCTCGTTGGAGGAGGCGTCGGGGGTGCCTTCGCGATGGGCGTCCTCGGTGCACCGAGCGTCGACGGTGTCGACAACCAATTCGCAGACGTGAACGAGACGACGACCGTCATCGAGTCAGACGTCAACGTCGAGAACCCCAACCCGATTTCGGCGAACCTCTCGGGTATCAGCGTCGACTACGCGGTGTACATGAACAGTCTCGAGATGGCCAACGGCGACAAAGCCGGCGTCTCCATCGGCAAAGGCGAGACTGCAATTCCTCTCCGGACGACGCTCGACAACGAGCGCATCCCCGCGTGGTGGGTCTCGCACATTCGAAACGACGAGCACACGGACCTCCGCGTAGACGCGAACGTCACGTCCGACACGCTCGGGAAAACCTTCGAGGCACCGGCGATTTCCCGCAGCATCGATACGGACCTCCTGTCGGCGTTCAACTCCACGGAGACTCGCGAAGTGAACGCGAACTCCGCCGTCGTCTCTGACCCCGTGTTGTACATCAACGAGACGAGCGCCGAGTGGGGCAACGCGACCGAAGACCGCACGGAACTGAAACTCACGTTCGTCGTCCACAACCCCAAATCGTACCCCGTTGCCGTCTCGGAACTCGGCTACAACATCTCGATGAACGACGTCGACGTGGGCGAGGGGACGACGAACTCCGAGTACGTCATCCCGGCGAAGTCGACGAAGACCATCGAGGCGACGACGTACATCGAAAACGAGAACCTCGACGAGTGGTGGGTGACCCACCTCGAACGGAATCAGACCACCGACCTTCGTATCGATTTCTACGCGAAGCTCGACGCTGGCGGCACGACGTTCACCGTCCCGCTCGACCCGCTAACCTACGAAAAGACGTTCGAGACGGATATCTTCGGCACCAAATCGAGTGCTGACACGAGTACGTCGGGCGACTCCTCGTCCGAAAGCACGTCTTCGGACGAGACGACCACGTCACAGGAGTCAGAGACGACCGAATCCGGTGAGACGACGACGGCTGACTCCGGCGAGACGACGACCGAGTCGGGGTCGAACACGGAAACCACGACTTCGACGCCTACTCCAACTCCAACGCCAACACCGACTCCGACCCCAACGACGACAGATTCGGGCGGAACGACGACTGACGACGGATTGTTGTAA
- a CDS encoding SRPBCC family protein produces the protein MTVRVKRTFEFDAPGEDVWEFIADPAKRAGAISVVDRFDVAADGRHATWHLELPIPLVSSTVKVETEDVTVEEPTHVKFIGRSRVMRVTGEHTIEETDSGCRLVNEFVVDGRLPGVETFFERNLDRELDNLEAALRRELEATA, from the coding sequence ATGACCGTCCGCGTGAAACGAACGTTCGAGTTCGACGCCCCCGGCGAGGACGTCTGGGAGTTCATCGCTGACCCAGCGAAGCGAGCCGGAGCGATTAGTGTCGTCGACCGATTCGACGTCGCCGCAGACGGACGCCACGCGACGTGGCACCTCGAGTTACCGATTCCGCTCGTGAGCTCGACCGTCAAAGTCGAGACCGAAGACGTCACCGTCGAAGAGCCGACGCACGTCAAATTCATCGGCCGGTCTCGCGTGATGCGAGTCACGGGCGAACACACTATCGAAGAAACTGACAGCGGGTGCCGGCTCGTCAACGAGTTCGTCGTCGACGGCCGACTCCCGGGTGTCGAGACGTTCTTCGAGCGGAACCTCGACCGCGAACTCGACAACCTCGAAGCGGCGCTTCGGCGGGAACTCGAAGCGACTGCGTAA
- a CDS encoding phosphate signaling complex PhoU family protein has product METRKVQRLGPSTLAMTLPAEWAKEHNVDKGDEVSIRTSGKGTLTVLPESVSNEDSKATIRADNLNAEALERAIVAQYVLGRRVIHIEKSEGALDSDHINAVYKAETQLMGLGVIEETPERIAIRCSVDAEDFTLDNLLERLENTGSTMRGEAVKALAHGNPDLAQRALNRERQANKIFVLLLRLIFTSYQNPNLARAVGLDSGFPLIGYRAVAKNLELTADNAEDIANIVMDADGHTIDVDQSTMRRIREFTDSVDEITNTAVRAVVERDYDLTIECRELYREIGDRERDILNDLPEMENKKLLQIREVLVSLQQTAQYAMRNAEIAANLALNEESEHVTLD; this is encoded by the coding sequence ATGGAAACCCGGAAAGTCCAGCGTCTCGGTCCCTCCACGCTGGCGATGACGTTGCCAGCGGAGTGGGCCAAAGAACACAACGTCGACAAGGGCGACGAAGTGTCCATTCGTACGAGCGGCAAAGGTACCCTGACTGTCCTCCCGGAGTCGGTGAGCAACGAAGATTCGAAGGCGACTATTCGCGCTGACAATCTGAACGCAGAGGCACTCGAACGCGCAATCGTCGCACAGTACGTCCTCGGGCGACGCGTCATCCACATCGAAAAGAGCGAAGGCGCGCTCGACTCCGACCACATCAACGCCGTCTACAAAGCCGAGACACAGCTCATGGGTCTCGGTGTCATCGAGGAGACGCCCGAGCGAATCGCGATTCGCTGTTCGGTCGACGCCGAGGACTTCACGCTCGACAACCTGCTCGAACGACTGGAGAACACTGGCAGTACGATGCGCGGAGAGGCCGTCAAGGCGCTCGCACACGGGAACCCTGACCTCGCACAGCGGGCCCTCAACCGCGAGCGACAGGCGAACAAGATTTTCGTCCTGTTGCTTCGCCTCATCTTCACCTCGTATCAGAACCCGAACCTCGCACGCGCCGTCGGCCTCGACTCTGGGTTCCCGCTCATCGGCTACCGTGCCGTGGCGAAGAACCTCGAACTCACCGCCGACAACGCCGAGGATATCGCGAACATCGTCATGGACGCCGATGGCCACACCATCGACGTCGACCAGTCCACGATGCGGCGCATCCGTGAGTTCACCGACTCTGTCGACGAAATCACGAACACCGCCGTTCGGGCCGTCGTCGAGCGCGACTACGACCTGACCATCGAGTGCCGCGAACTGTACCGAGAGATCGGTGACCGCGAGCGCGACATCCTCAACGACCTTCCGGAGATGGAGAACAAGAAACTCCTCCAGATTCGTGAAGTGCTCGTGAGTCTCCAGCAGACTGCACAGTACGCCATGCGGAACGCCGAAATCGCGGCGAACCTGGCGCTCAACGAAGAGTCAGAACACGTTACGCTCGACTGA
- a CDS encoding aldehyde dehydrogenase family protein, translated as MAQDVYQHYINGEWTDGSGEETFESENPATGETLATFRRGTPEDIDVAAEAADEAFEEWRELSHIERAEYLWDIYHELRDRTDELAEIVTKECGKEISEGRADVIEAYHMVEWAAGDARHPKGDVVPSEIPAKDAYMRRKPRGVIGCITPWNFPVAIPFWHMAVALVEGNTVVWKPAEQTPWCGQIIAEMFEDAGIPDGVFNMVQGFGDAGATIVDDERVDTVLFTGSAEVGHEVASKVAQQPGKLAACEMGGKNNIVITEKADLDIAVHSAVMSSFKTTGQRCVSSERLVVHEEVYDEFKERYVELAKDVSVGDPLREDTFMGPLIEEGHLDKVKSYAELAKKEGVNVLVDRTELDDDEIPEGHEDGHWVGPFVYEADAKEDLRCTHEEVFGPHVALLKYSGDIEEAVEIQNDTDYGLAGAIISEDYRQINYYRDHAEVGLAYGNLPCIGAEVHLPFGGVKKSGNGYPSAREIIEAVTERTAWTLNNSKEIRMAQGLSADIKTKDEE; from the coding sequence ATGGCGCAGGACGTCTATCAACACTATATAAACGGCGAATGGACAGACGGCTCCGGTGAGGAGACGTTCGAAAGCGAGAATCCGGCCACCGGTGAGACGCTGGCGACGTTCCGACGCGGAACCCCCGAAGACATCGACGTCGCGGCCGAAGCGGCCGACGAAGCGTTCGAGGAGTGGCGCGAACTCTCGCACATCGAGCGTGCAGAGTACCTGTGGGACATCTACCACGAACTGCGTGACCGCACCGACGAACTCGCCGAAATCGTCACCAAAGAGTGTGGCAAGGAAATCAGCGAGGGCCGTGCCGACGTCATCGAGGCGTACCACATGGTCGAATGGGCTGCTGGCGACGCCCGTCACCCGAAGGGCGACGTCGTCCCCTCCGAGATTCCTGCGAAAGACGCCTACATGCGCCGGAAGCCTCGCGGTGTCATCGGTTGTATCACGCCGTGGAACTTCCCGGTCGCAATTCCGTTCTGGCACATGGCCGTCGCACTCGTCGAAGGGAACACGGTCGTCTGGAAGCCTGCCGAACAGACCCCGTGGTGTGGGCAGATTATCGCCGAGATGTTCGAAGACGCTGGCATCCCAGACGGCGTGTTCAACATGGTACAGGGCTTCGGCGACGCCGGTGCCACCATCGTCGACGACGAGCGCGTAGACACGGTGCTCTTCACCGGGTCCGCAGAAGTCGGACACGAAGTCGCGAGCAAGGTCGCCCAGCAACCCGGCAAACTCGCCGCGTGTGAGATGGGTGGCAAGAACAACATCGTCATCACGGAGAAGGCGGACCTCGACATCGCCGTTCACTCCGCCGTCATGTCGTCGTTCAAGACGACCGGCCAGCGCTGTGTCTCGTCCGAGCGTCTCGTCGTCCACGAGGAAGTCTACGACGAGTTCAAGGAGCGATACGTCGAACTCGCCAAGGACGTTTCCGTCGGCGACCCGCTCCGCGAAGACACCTTCATGGGCCCCCTCATCGAGGAAGGTCACCTCGACAAGGTCAAAAGCTACGCCGAACTCGCGAAGAAGGAAGGCGTGAACGTCCTCGTCGACCGCACCGAACTCGACGACGACGAGATTCCAGAGGGCCACGAAGACGGTCACTGGGTCGGTCCGTTCGTCTACGAGGCCGACGCGAAAGAAGACCTGCGCTGCACGCACGAGGAAGTCTTCGGTCCCCACGTCGCCCTGCTCAAGTACTCCGGTGACATCGAAGAGGCAGTCGAGATTCAGAACGACACCGACTACGGGCTCGCCGGCGCCATCATCTCCGAGGACTACCGCCAGATCAACTACTACCGCGACCACGCAGAAGTCGGCCTCGCGTACGGGAACCTCCCGTGTATCGGTGCCGAGGTTCACCTGCCGTTCGGTGGCGTGAAGAAGTCCGGCAACGGCTACCCGTCGGCCCGCGAAATCATCGAGGCAGTCACCGAGCGCACCGCGTGGACGCTCAACAACTCCAAGGAGATTCGCATGGCACAGGGTCTCTCTGCGGACATCAAGACGAAAGACGAAGAGTAA
- a CDS encoding ATP-NAD kinase family protein, with amino-acid sequence MRIGLVVNPVAGMGGRVGLKGTDGKVEEARKRGAKPRAPDRATRALSQLYDAAPETELLTWGDPMGASLARDVGFDPEVLGETTGDETTAADTAAAVTAFVDADVDLVLFVGGDGTAADVADALDGSDVPMLGVPAGVKVYSSVFAVSPEDAAVIATTFERTEAREVMDIDEDDYRAGEVHPELRAVAHVPVAEDLQSSKQTSSGTVEALAAGVADDIRAGTGVTYVLGPGSTVGAVKAELAIDGSPLGVDVYRDGEVLVRDATEAEILANLGDENVIVVTPIGGQGFIFGRGNPQLSPDVIRRCDVSVVASRSKLDTIPVLRVDTDDTALDDDLRGWTKVRVGRVERRMMKIE; translated from the coding sequence ATGCGAATTGGTCTCGTCGTCAACCCCGTCGCGGGAATGGGTGGCCGAGTCGGGTTGAAGGGTACCGACGGAAAGGTCGAAGAGGCCCGAAAGCGGGGTGCCAAACCGCGAGCACCCGACCGTGCCACGCGGGCGCTCTCCCAACTGTACGACGCCGCTCCCGAGACTGAGCTGTTGACGTGGGGTGACCCGATGGGTGCCTCTCTCGCTCGGGACGTCGGGTTCGACCCTGAAGTGCTGGGAGAGACGACCGGTGACGAGACCACGGCCGCAGACACTGCTGCAGCAGTCACGGCGTTCGTCGATGCCGACGTCGACCTCGTGTTGTTCGTCGGCGGAGACGGCACGGCGGCCGACGTTGCCGACGCCCTCGATGGGAGCGACGTTCCGATGCTCGGCGTCCCTGCTGGCGTGAAAGTCTACTCGTCGGTCTTCGCCGTCTCGCCAGAAGATGCGGCGGTCATCGCGACGACGTTCGAGCGGACCGAGGCCCGGGAAGTCATGGACATCGACGAAGACGACTACCGCGCCGGCGAGGTCCACCCAGAACTCAGGGCAGTCGCCCACGTCCCCGTCGCCGAAGACCTCCAGTCGTCGAAGCAAACGAGTAGTGGAACGGTCGAAGCACTCGCGGCGGGGGTCGCCGACGACATCCGGGCAGGTACAGGCGTCACGTACGTCCTCGGCCCCGGAAGCACCGTGGGCGCTGTGAAAGCCGAACTCGCCATCGACGGGTCGCCACTCGGCGTCGACGTGTATCGTGACGGCGAGGTGCTCGTCCGCGACGCGACAGAAGCAGAGATTCTGGCGAACCTCGGAGACGAGAACGTCATCGTGGTCACACCGATTGGAGGCCAAGGGTTCATCTTCGGCCGTGGCAACCCACAGCTGTCACCTGACGTGATTCGCCGCTGTGACGTGTCCGTCGTCGCCTCGCGGTCGAAACTGGACACGATTCCGGTCCTCCGCGTCGACACCGACGACACCGCGCTCGACGACGACCTCCGCGGCTGGACGAAAGTTCGCGTCGGTCGCGTCGAACGACGGATGATGAAAATCGAGTGA
- a CDS encoding proline dehydrogenase family protein — protein MIPPIANKFVAGETADSAVSRVESLNREGISGILNLLGEHYSDRRGADADAEAYVSLVRDISEADIDGCVSVKPSQIGIDISDGVFRENLDRIVEAANDEDVFVWVDMEDHTTTDVTLDAFEELGHQTDGNVGVCVQANLKRTPDDLERLADVPGKVRLVKGAYNEPASVAHKKKSKVDDVYQELLEYMFAEFDDGVAVGSHDPKMLSYARDLHDEYGTSYEIQMLMGVREDAQRELAADDVDVWQYAPYGDKWFQYFYRRVRERKENALFALRAVVGV, from the coding sequence ATGATACCCCCCATCGCGAACAAGTTCGTGGCGGGTGAGACGGCCGATAGTGCGGTCTCGCGCGTTGAGTCGTTGAACCGTGAGGGAATTTCGGGGATACTGAACCTACTCGGCGAACACTACAGTGACCGACGAGGTGCCGACGCCGACGCCGAGGCGTACGTCTCGCTCGTCCGCGACATCAGCGAGGCAGATATCGATGGCTGTGTTTCTGTGAAACCCTCGCAAATCGGCATCGACATCAGCGATGGTGTCTTCCGGGAGAACCTCGACCGAATCGTGGAGGCCGCGAACGACGAAGACGTCTTCGTCTGGGTCGACATGGAAGACCACACGACGACCGACGTGACACTCGACGCCTTCGAAGAACTCGGTCATCAGACCGATGGAAACGTCGGTGTCTGCGTGCAGGCGAACCTGAAGCGGACGCCAGACGACCTCGAACGACTGGCCGACGTCCCCGGGAAGGTCAGACTCGTCAAAGGCGCGTACAACGAGCCTGCGTCCGTCGCTCACAAGAAGAAATCCAAAGTGGACGACGTGTACCAAGAGCTGCTCGAGTACATGTTCGCCGAGTTCGACGACGGAGTCGCCGTTGGGAGTCACGACCCCAAGATGCTCTCGTACGCACGTGACCTCCACGACGAGTACGGCACGTCGTACGAGATTCAGATGCTCATGGGCGTCCGCGAAGACGCACAACGCGAACTCGCAGCAGACGACGTCGACGTCTGGCAGTACGCCCCCTACGGCGACAAGTGGTTCCAATACTTCTATCGGCGCGTGCGTGAGCGCAAGGAGAACGCCTTGTTCGCGCTCCGTGCAGTCGTCGGAGTGTAA
- a CDS encoding competence/damage-inducible protein A: protein MQVAVVTVGDELLAGDTQNTNATWLCKQLTERGVSVQRVTTLPDDIGDIARVVNEYHAEYDAVVVTGGLGPTHDDVTMDAVAAAFGRSMERHEEAELWLETNGGYSAKELVEGTTDLPAGARMLPNDEGVAPGAVVGSVYVLPGVPREMKAMFDRVADEFAGEQTYVRFVHTSEPESSLIERFEAVQAQFDVTVGSYPGDHVRVKLAGRDEAAVDAAVAWLEERVDLFEEA, encoded by the coding sequence ATGCAAGTTGCCGTCGTCACTGTGGGAGACGAACTGCTCGCAGGAGACACCCAAAACACGAACGCGACGTGGTTGTGTAAACAGTTGACCGAGCGTGGGGTGTCCGTCCAGCGAGTGACGACGCTCCCCGACGACATCGGCGACATCGCCCGCGTGGTCAACGAGTATCACGCAGAGTACGATGCTGTCGTCGTCACCGGCGGACTTGGCCCCACGCACGACGACGTGACGATGGACGCCGTCGCCGCCGCGTTCGGCCGCTCGATGGAGCGACACGAAGAAGCCGAACTCTGGCTGGAGACGAACGGTGGCTACTCGGCCAAAGAGTTGGTCGAAGGAACGACAGACCTCCCTGCCGGGGCGCGGATGCTTCCGAACGACGAGGGCGTCGCACCCGGCGCAGTCGTCGGGTCTGTCTACGTCTTGCCGGGCGTCCCCCGAGAGATGAAGGCGATGTTCGACAGAGTCGCCGACGAGTTCGCCGGGGAACAGACGTACGTCCGGTTCGTCCACACATCTGAACCCGAGAGTTCACTCATCGAACGCTTCGAGGCAGTGCAAGCGCAGTTCGACGTCACTGTCGGAAGCTACCCCGGCGACCACGTCCGTGTGAAACTCGCTGGACGCGACGAGGCCGCCGTCGACGCGGCGGTGGCGTGGCTCGAAGAACGAGTCGACCTGTTCGAAGAAGCGTAG